The stretch of DNA CCCAATACTCTTCCCCTTTCATCTGCAACTGATAAGACATAAGAGCGTTAATCAGAACTAACCTGTAAAACTCCTCTTCCCTTTCCTTAAAACGCTCATACAACCTTTCAAGAGCTTTAAACTGTCTGTCGTTCCTCTCTATTTCGTTTATCTCCTCAGGAGAAAACTCCCTCAAAATCTCAACCAGCCTCTCCATATAAACCCCTCTATGATAAAATGGAACAACCTTATCAGGGAATAGAATGGTTCTACACCCTACATTAGTGCTTGACCTCAGATACCTTCCGGTAGCCGTATTTTCCCATAAAAAAGCCTTCCTCCTTGAACTGCTGAACAGGTGCGAAGTTTTAGAACATTACACTACAATCTACCTTCATTCCCCTTCAAAATCCTATCCAGCTCCCTTAGTAATCCGCATACCTGTTCTCTCAAAACACTGGCAAACCATTTCACCAACCCGAAGAGCAGTATTCACAAGAGACAACTTTAGGTGCGCATACTGCGGCAGAGTTCTAAAAGACAACGAAATTACAATAGACCACGTAATCCCAAAAAGCAGAGGAGGACAGTGGCGCTGGGAAAACTTAGTAACCTGCTGCATATCCTGCAACCAG from Desulfurobacterium pacificum encodes:
- a CDS encoding HNH endonuclease, yielding MVLHPTLVLDLRYLPVAVFSHKKAFLLELLNRCEVLEHYTTIYLHSPSKSYPAPLVIRIPVLSKHWQTISPTRRAVFTRDNFRCAYCGRVLKDNEITIDHVIPKSRGGQWRWENLVTCCISCNQKKGGRTPQEAGMKLLFKPKKPSGFEISLNRWKKRINREFSEILKLYLPSFNRVRLIEENFW